A genomic window from Bacillota bacterium includes:
- a CDS encoding metal-dependent transcriptional regulator, with the protein MTPSLEDYLETILEVADAKGGARTTDIADRLGVSKASVNQAVSQLAERGLVRQERYGPVYLTELGQARAALVYKRHQAIKSFLMTVLGVSEATAEDDACKIEHVLSRESMECLLDFMEKHHNASN; encoded by the coding sequence TTGGAGGACTACCTGGAAACGATCCTCGAGGTAGCTGATGCCAAGGGCGGGGCACGGACTACAGATATCGCAGACAGATTGGGCGTTTCCAAAGCCAGCGTCAACCAGGCAGTAAGTCAACTGGCTGAACGGGGCCTTGTCCGGCAAGAACGATACGGACCTGTCTATCTAACAGAACTGGGACAGGCCAGAGCAGCCCTGGTCTATAAGCGCCATCAGGCCATTAAGTCCTTCCTGATGACAGTGCTGGGTGTAAGCGAAGCCACGGCGGAAGATGACGCCTGCAAGATTGAACACGTTCTCAGTAGAGAAAGTATGGAATGCCTCTTGGATTTCATGGAAAAGCACCACAACGCTTCCAATTAA